One window from the genome of Rariglobus hedericola encodes:
- the gndA gene encoding NADP-dependent phosphogluconate dehydrogenase — translation MPKTHSDIGLIGLAVMGQNLALNIADHGFQISVYNRTVEKTDKFVAENPNTPGGLIGSKTLEEFAQSLSKPRKAIILVQAGKATDAVIDGLTAVFEPGDIIIDGGNALWTDTIRREKALKEKGFRFIGSGVSGGEEGARFGPSLMPGGDKAAFKEIEPIWKAISAKVDKKTGKPIMGATPGKPVKGGVPCTTYIGENGAGHYVKMVHNGIEYGDMQMICEAYSLMQGLLGLKPAEMGDIFSTWNKGALDSFLIEITADILKQKDPITKKPFVDIVLDTAGQKGTGKWTSVNALDMGVPAPTVAESVFARCLSAIKEERVAASKVLKGPKIKKVSPAKKKELIKAIHDALYCSKICSYAQGFQLMRTAQGEYGWKLNFGQIAQIFRGGCIIRAAFLQKITEAYARDPKLANLLLDGYFNKTIQKAQTNWRKVISLAVENGISIPTFSSALSYYDGYRSARLPANLLQAQRDYFGAHTYERTDKPRGKFFHIDWPEATRPQLEA, via the coding sequence ATGCCCAAGACGCACTCCGACATCGGACTCATCGGCCTCGCCGTGATGGGTCAGAACCTCGCCCTCAACATCGCCGACCACGGCTTCCAGATCTCGGTTTATAACCGCACGGTCGAGAAGACGGACAAGTTCGTTGCCGAAAACCCGAACACCCCCGGCGGTCTCATCGGTTCCAAGACCCTCGAGGAGTTCGCCCAGTCCCTCTCCAAACCCCGCAAGGCGATCATCCTCGTCCAAGCCGGCAAGGCCACCGACGCCGTGATCGACGGCCTCACCGCCGTGTTCGAGCCCGGTGACATCATCATCGACGGCGGCAACGCCCTCTGGACCGACACCATCCGCCGCGAAAAAGCCCTTAAGGAAAAAGGCTTCCGCTTCATCGGTTCCGGCGTGTCCGGCGGTGAAGAAGGCGCGCGTTTCGGCCCGTCCCTCATGCCCGGTGGCGACAAAGCCGCCTTCAAGGAAATCGAGCCCATCTGGAAGGCCATCTCCGCCAAGGTCGATAAGAAGACCGGCAAGCCCATCATGGGCGCCACCCCCGGCAAGCCCGTCAAGGGCGGCGTTCCCTGCACCACCTACATCGGCGAAAACGGCGCGGGCCACTACGTCAAGATGGTCCACAACGGCATCGAGTATGGCGACATGCAGATGATCTGTGAGGCCTACTCCCTCATGCAGGGTCTCCTCGGCCTCAAGCCCGCCGAGATGGGTGATATTTTCTCCACCTGGAACAAGGGCGCCCTCGACAGCTTCCTGATCGAAATCACCGCCGACATCCTCAAGCAAAAGGACCCGATCACGAAGAAGCCCTTCGTTGACATCGTCCTCGATACCGCCGGCCAAAAAGGCACCGGCAAATGGACTTCCGTCAACGCCCTCGACATGGGCGTTCCCGCCCCGACCGTCGCCGAGTCCGTCTTCGCCCGCTGCTTGTCCGCCATCAAGGAAGAGCGCGTCGCCGCCTCCAAGGTTCTCAAGGGCCCGAAGATCAAGAAGGTCTCCCCCGCCAAGAAGAAGGAGCTCATCAAAGCCATCCACGACGCCCTCTACTGCTCGAAGATCTGCTCGTATGCCCAAGGCTTCCAGCTCATGCGCACCGCTCAGGGCGAATACGGCTGGAAACTCAACTTCGGCCAGATCGCCCAGATCTTCCGCGGTGGTTGCATCATCCGCGCCGCCTTCCTCCAGAAGATCACCGAGGCCTACGCCCGTGACCCGAAGCTCGCGAATCTCCTCCTCGACGGCTACTTCAACAAGACCATCCAGAAGGCCCAGACCAACTGGCGCAAAGTCATCAGCCTCGCGGTTGAAAACGGCATCAGCATCCCGACCTTCTCGTCGGCCCTGAGCTATTACGACGGTTACCGTTCGGCCCGT